A part of Nocardioides sp. WS12 genomic DNA contains:
- a CDS encoding S8 family serine peptidase, with product MPSFPDNLVHPSGVPLSLNPDRVLLAPRSTPVAGGQGDVLASLGLVAEGAEGAEGTAGGAVADAADGSVADKQPVNAGQDFVFARTADGSAVDTDALDAATSGGSVAWSSPVYTADFGAGAEELSPAADAVVLLDADVATPEDLAAVEALGLQRDEVRSSLLGDLDYFKVVDPAATPAYDLSDRITAALGREVEVRLEWVPLRVPVAHTPNDPMYVDQWGLRQIGAGGPGTTGWDLTMGSPSVTVAILDEGVELGHPDLAGAFLHNGINLGTMSGTGAPTGNHGTPCAGIVAARTGNGVGVAGLAGGCRLLPIAFDRWTDTEVAAGLRYARLQGAQVVSMSFGWNAWSHAVIDPAIQEAHNAGMIMCVATHNHNTLNGITYPATNPLVIAVGASDQADNRKSPSSPDGEGWGSNYGPQMSVVAPGVRIPSTDRLGSAGYTGTAYTGTFNGTSAATPHVAALAALIRSRNSSLSNVAVRNIIEKTAAKVGTVAYANVSGHPNGTWNNQMGYGRIDVHAALIAARRIPKRYFENDLVKHVRDNVFVEKRVKEIREIDDYKLAGREIDDIFNPGEILVNPVHEEFDGMKEVLERLDRIEKRVGSLGSPFVDAEDRPDVSGEVVEAALASTNGNGPS from the coding sequence ATGCCCAGCTTTCCCGACAACCTGGTCCACCCGTCTGGTGTGCCGCTCTCGCTGAACCCCGACCGCGTCCTGCTCGCGCCGCGGTCCACGCCCGTGGCCGGTGGCCAGGGCGACGTCCTCGCCTCTCTCGGTCTTGTTGCCGAAGGTGCTGAGGGTGCTGAAGGCACCGCTGGCGGCGCTGTCGCGGATGCCGCCGATGGCTCGGTCGCCGACAAGCAGCCCGTCAACGCTGGCCAGGACTTCGTCTTCGCCCGGACAGCGGACGGTTCGGCCGTCGACACCGACGCCCTCGACGCCGCGACCAGCGGCGGTTCGGTCGCCTGGTCCTCGCCGGTCTACACCGCCGACTTCGGCGCGGGTGCCGAGGAGCTCTCCCCGGCCGCGGACGCCGTCGTCCTCCTGGACGCCGACGTGGCGACCCCCGAGGACCTGGCCGCGGTCGAGGCTCTTGGCCTCCAGCGCGACGAGGTCCGTTCCTCGCTCCTCGGGGACCTCGACTACTTCAAGGTCGTGGACCCGGCAGCGACGCCGGCGTACGACCTGTCGGACCGGATCACCGCAGCCCTCGGCCGCGAGGTGGAGGTCCGGCTCGAATGGGTGCCGCTGCGCGTTCCGGTGGCCCACACTCCCAACGACCCGATGTACGTCGACCAGTGGGGCCTGCGCCAGATCGGGGCCGGTGGCCCGGGCACGACCGGATGGGACCTGACCATGGGTTCGCCCTCGGTCACGGTCGCGATCCTCGACGAGGGTGTCGAACTGGGTCACCCCGACCTGGCCGGTGCGTTCCTGCACAACGGCATCAACCTCGGCACCATGTCGGGCACCGGTGCTCCGACCGGAAACCACGGCACGCCGTGCGCCGGCATCGTTGCTGCGCGGACCGGCAACGGGGTCGGTGTGGCTGGTCTGGCCGGCGGCTGCCGCCTGCTGCCGATCGCCTTCGACCGGTGGACCGACACCGAGGTGGCGGCGGGTCTTCGCTACGCCCGACTCCAGGGTGCGCAGGTGGTCTCGATGAGCTTCGGGTGGAATGCCTGGAGCCACGCGGTCATCGATCCCGCGATCCAGGAGGCCCACAACGCGGGGATGATCATGTGCGTCGCCACGCACAACCACAACACCCTCAACGGCATCACGTACCCGGCGACCAACCCGCTGGTCATCGCGGTCGGCGCCAGCGACCAGGCCGACAACCGGAAGTCCCCGAGCAGCCCGGACGGTGAGGGTTGGGGATCCAACTACGGCCCGCAGATGTCCGTCGTCGCTCCTGGCGTCCGGATTCCGAGCACGGACCGTCTCGGCAGCGCCGGTTACACCGGCACGGCCTACACGGGCACCTTCAACGGGACCTCGGCGGCGACCCCGCACGTCGCAGCCCTGGCGGCGCTGATCCGTTCGCGGAACTCCTCGCTCAGCAACGTGGCGGTCCGCAACATCATCGAGAAGACCGCGGCCAAGGTCGGCACGGTGGCCTACGCCAACGTGTCGGGTCACCCGAACGGCACCTGGAACAACCAGATGGGCTACGGCCGGATCGACGTCCACGCCGCCCTGATCGCCGCCCGTCGGATCCCCAAGCGGTACTTCGAGAACGACCTCGTCAAGCACGTGCGGGACAACGTTTTCGTCGAGAAGCGGGTCAAGGAGATCCGCGAGATCGACGACTACAAGCTCGCCGGCCGCGAGATCGACGACATCTTCAACCCCGGCGAGATCCTCGTGAACCCGGTGCACGAGGAGTTCGACGGGATGAAGGAGGTTCTCGAGCGCCTGGACCGGATCGAGAAGCGAGTGGGCAGCCTCGGCAGCCCGTTCGTCGACGCCGAGGACCGGCCGGACGTGTCCGGCGAGGTGGTCGAGGCGGCCCTCGCCTCGACCAACGGCAACGGACCGTCGTGA
- a CDS encoding amidohydrolase family protein, which yields MSALRFSGPVLPDGDVREVYVVDGLITYERPSGAETVGEGWIVPGLVDAHNHLGLEDGGATSDEVIEEQALADRANGVLLVRDCGSPADTRWVHEREDLPRLIRCGRHVARTQRYIRNYGHEVEPDGLPDIVGEQAQAGDGWVKLVGDWISRDAGDLVPSFPDDAVAAAIGVAHAHGAKVTAHCFGEAALSPLLDAGIDCIEHGTGLTEAHIARMVAQGVALVPTVLQTDKLSGFADAGRSKFPAYASTMESLHRTRRDVLMNAYDAGVALYVGSDGGGSTRHGVLHEEIRAMVEMGLPAEYVLGAASWRGRAWLGWNPGLDEGDPADFVVYPRDPVADLSVLAEPAYVVLRGKVVS from the coding sequence GTGAGTGCGCTGAGGTTCTCCGGACCGGTCCTGCCCGACGGTGACGTGCGGGAGGTGTACGTCGTCGACGGCCTGATCACCTACGAACGGCCATCGGGCGCGGAGACGGTCGGCGAGGGGTGGATCGTGCCCGGTCTGGTCGACGCGCACAACCACCTCGGTCTCGAGGACGGGGGAGCGACGTCCGACGAGGTCATCGAGGAGCAGGCGCTGGCCGACCGCGCCAATGGTGTCCTGTTGGTGCGTGACTGCGGCTCACCTGCGGACACCCGCTGGGTGCACGAGCGCGAGGACCTGCCGCGGTTGATCCGCTGCGGTCGCCACGTCGCCCGGACACAGCGCTACATCCGGAACTACGGCCACGAGGTCGAACCCGATGGCCTGCCCGACATCGTGGGGGAGCAGGCGCAGGCCGGCGACGGATGGGTGAAGCTGGTCGGTGACTGGATCTCCCGTGACGCCGGCGACCTGGTGCCGTCGTTCCCCGACGATGCCGTTGCCGCAGCGATCGGCGTCGCCCATGCGCACGGCGCGAAGGTGACGGCCCACTGCTTCGGCGAGGCGGCCCTGTCGCCGCTGCTCGATGCCGGGATCGACTGCATCGAGCACGGCACCGGCCTCACCGAGGCGCACATTGCCCGGATGGTCGCCCAGGGCGTCGCGCTGGTGCCGACCGTGTTGCAGACCGACAAGCTCTCCGGGTTCGCCGACGCGGGCCGCAGCAAGTTCCCGGCCTACGCCAGCACGATGGAATCGCTGCACCGCACCCGTCGCGACGTCCTCATGAATGCGTACGACGCCGGGGTGGCCCTCTACGTCGGCAGTGACGGTGGAGGGTCGACCCGCCACGGAGTCCTTCACGAAGAGATCCGCGCGATGGTGGAGATGGGCCTGCCGGCCGAGTACGTGCTGGGCGCCGCGTCCTGGCGGGGCCGGGCCTGGCTCGGCTGGAACCCTGGCCTCGACGAGGGCGACCCGGCCGACTTCGTGGTCTACCCCCGCGACCCCGTCGCGGACCTGTCGGTGCTGGCCGAGCCGGCGTACGTCGTACTGCGCGGCAAGGTCGTCAGCTGA
- a CDS encoding NYN domain-containing protein translates to MTATLIVDGANVVGARPDGWWKDRAGAALRLHDQLLVADIEYDVVVLVLEGQAKGGVRAGRDAHVRTVHAPKDGDATIVEEARKAVEKAAAKGGRVVVVTADRALDARVHGAGATTLSPTWLLSRL, encoded by the coding sequence ATGACCGCCACCCTGATTGTCGACGGCGCCAACGTCGTGGGCGCTCGCCCTGACGGTTGGTGGAAGGACCGCGCCGGCGCGGCCCTTCGGCTGCACGACCAGTTGCTCGTCGCCGACATCGAGTACGACGTCGTCGTACTCGTGCTCGAGGGGCAGGCCAAGGGCGGCGTGCGCGCAGGCCGGGACGCCCACGTACGCACCGTCCACGCCCCCAAGGACGGCGACGCCACGATCGTCGAGGAAGCGCGCAAGGCAGTCGAGAAGGCCGCCGCGAAGGGTGGCCGGGTCGTGGTGGTGACCGCCGATCGCGCCCTCGACGCCCGCGTCCACGGCGCGGGGGCCACGACGCTCTCACCCACCTGGCTGCTGTCCCGCCTCTGA
- the ffh gene encoding signal recognition particle protein: protein MFATLSDRLTATFKNLRGKGRLSEADIDATAREIRIALLEADVALPVVKDFVAAIKERARGEEVSGALNPAQQVVKIVNEELVQILGGETRRLRYAKTGPTVIMLAGLQGAGKTTLAAKLALWLKEQGKTPLLVACDLQRPNAVQQLQVNGEKVGVPVFAPEVGNGVGDPVSVARASIEEAKRKLHDVVIVDTAGRLGVDSEMMAQAIGIRDAVQPDETLFVVDAMIGQDALTTAQAFLDGVGYDGVVLTKLDGDARGGAALSIRHVTGRPVMFASTGEKLTDFDVFHPDRMASRILDMGDVLTLIEQAEKAFDQEEALKTAQKLSDGDFTLDDFLSQMQQLKKLGSMTSILKMLPGMGQIREQLDNFDEREIDRVEAIIRSMTPAERANPKLIDGSRRSRIAKGSGRSVTEINGLVDRFFEARKMMMQMARGGGMPGMPGMPGMGAGAGAKRVTAKQKAKTKAKGGQRKSGNPAKAAQEAAAAKAKAAEAKPNPFGIGEDIDYEAAAAQLELPKDFSKFLK, encoded by the coding sequence TTGTTCGCCACACTGTCCGACCGCCTCACCGCGACCTTCAAGAACCTCCGCGGCAAGGGCCGGCTCTCCGAGGCCGACATCGACGCCACCGCCCGGGAGATCCGGATCGCGCTGCTCGAGGCCGACGTCGCCCTGCCCGTGGTCAAGGACTTCGTGGCGGCGATCAAGGAGCGCGCCCGCGGCGAAGAGGTCAGCGGTGCGCTGAACCCGGCGCAGCAGGTCGTGAAGATCGTCAACGAGGAACTGGTCCAGATCCTCGGCGGCGAGACCCGTCGCTTGCGCTACGCCAAGACCGGCCCGACCGTGATCATGCTCGCCGGTCTCCAGGGTGCCGGTAAGACCACGCTGGCCGCGAAGCTCGCGCTCTGGCTCAAGGAGCAGGGCAAGACCCCGCTCCTGGTGGCCTGCGACCTCCAGCGCCCCAATGCCGTCCAGCAACTCCAGGTCAACGGCGAGAAGGTCGGCGTCCCCGTCTTCGCGCCCGAGGTCGGCAACGGCGTCGGTGATCCCGTGTCCGTCGCCCGTGCCTCGATCGAGGAGGCCAAGCGCAAGCTGCACGACGTCGTGATCGTCGACACCGCGGGTCGCCTCGGTGTGGACAGCGAAATGATGGCGCAGGCCATCGGCATCCGCGACGCGGTCCAGCCGGACGAGACCCTGTTCGTCGTCGACGCGATGATCGGGCAGGACGCCCTGACCACCGCGCAGGCGTTCCTCGACGGCGTCGGGTACGACGGCGTCGTGCTCACCAAGCTCGACGGTGACGCCCGCGGTGGTGCAGCGTTGTCGATCCGCCACGTCACCGGCCGCCCGGTCATGTTCGCCTCCACGGGCGAGAAGCTCACCGACTTCGACGTCTTCCACCCCGATCGGATGGCCTCGCGCATCCTCGACATGGGTGACGTGCTGACCCTGATCGAGCAGGCGGAGAAGGCCTTCGACCAGGAGGAGGCGCTCAAGACTGCGCAGAAGCTCAGCGACGGCGACTTCACCCTCGATGACTTCCTGTCGCAGATGCAGCAGCTGAAGAAGCTGGGCTCGATGACCAGCATCCTCAAGATGCTCCCCGGCATGGGTCAGATCCGTGAGCAGCTCGACAACTTCGACGAGCGCGAGATCGACCGCGTCGAGGCGATCATCCGATCGATGACCCCGGCCGAGCGGGCCAACCCCAAGCTCATCGACGGCTCGCGTCGCTCCCGCATCGCCAAGGGTTCGGGTCGCTCCGTCACCGAGATCAACGGGCTGGTGGACCGTTTCTTCGAGGCCCGCAAGATGATGATGCAGATGGCCCGCGGTGGCGGCATGCCCGGAATGCCGGGGATGCCCGGCATGGGTGCCGGTGCCGGTGCCAAACGCGTCACGGCCAAGCAGAAGGCGAAGACCAAGGCCAAGGGCGGCCAGCGCAAGTCCGGCAACCCGGCCAAGGCCGCGCAGGAAGCTGCCGCAGCCAAGGCAAAGGCAGCCGAGGCCAAGCCGAACCCGTTCGGCATCGGCGAGGACATCGACTACGAAGCCGCCGCGGCCCAACTGGAACTCCCGAAGGACTTCTCGAAGTTCCTGAAGTAG
- a CDS encoding [protein-PII] uridylyltransferase, which yields MTAADRVVRTEAADALCGKAYADAGGPDSGVALVAVGGFGRGDMAPYSDLDVVLVAEDDVQQDWFGEFAAQVWYPLWDSGSKLDHSVRTLSETITAAQNDIRVASGLLDIRHIAGDYSLALRLRATVLAQWRRQARQRLPELHEMVRTRHRLIGELAHLSMPDLKESEGGLRDATVLKSLTATWLVDVSAADLERCRGQLLDVRDVLHTAAGRGTDRIAPEHWGPVAEGLDLPDERAAQRHVRELGRRVTHLSRLAWRRTDDALRRTPAAKPRRPELTRLAPGVALSQGEVVLDKGARPASDPVLLLRAAAEAATRDVVLAPPTAARLVRECPPLPVPWPDEARQQMVRLLAAGHGLLPVWETLDETGALAMILPEWERIRLLPHASVIHRFTVDRHVVETCVEAASLIRGVSRPDVLVVAALLHDIGKGDLTEHSVAGAPIAREIAGRMGFDDDEVDLISQLVRWHLLLADIATTRDPDDPATLDALTEHIRTPEALALLTALTEADAKAASPKAWSSWRAGLVLDLSRRARASLERGSVPPAFRVEEIEIPAAATRGELAISIEPVADGSRVTTVGPDRVGLLASVAATFALRRVPIRAARIWSQGEYGVSVWDVADEFLNAGALRDQYDAISEGRVDVATRLAPRPPAPGELAPTVVVRPEASDHATVIEVRAADRLGVVFQVSSALAAMDMTVRSAHVSTLGPQAVDVFYVQEASAGALSETRSAEAAHAVRAAITGA from the coding sequence ATGACTGCCGCTGACCGCGTTGTACGCACCGAGGCCGCCGACGCCCTGTGCGGCAAGGCGTACGCCGACGCGGGCGGCCCGGACAGCGGCGTGGCCCTGGTCGCGGTCGGAGGGTTCGGGCGCGGCGACATGGCGCCCTACTCCGACCTGGACGTGGTGCTCGTCGCCGAGGACGACGTCCAGCAGGACTGGTTCGGCGAGTTCGCGGCGCAGGTCTGGTACCCGCTGTGGGACTCCGGCAGCAAGCTCGACCACTCGGTCCGCACCCTGTCGGAGACGATCACCGCGGCGCAGAACGACATCCGCGTCGCGTCCGGCCTGCTCGACATCCGGCACATCGCGGGTGACTACAGCCTCGCGCTCCGGCTGCGCGCCACGGTCCTGGCCCAGTGGCGCCGGCAGGCGCGGCAGCGGTTGCCGGAACTCCACGAGATGGTGCGCACCCGGCACCGCCTCATCGGTGAGCTCGCGCACCTGTCGATGCCCGACCTCAAGGAGTCCGAAGGCGGGCTCCGTGACGCGACGGTCCTCAAGAGCCTGACCGCGACCTGGTTGGTCGATGTGTCTGCCGCCGACCTCGAACGCTGCCGCGGCCAGTTGCTCGACGTCCGCGACGTGCTGCACACGGCCGCCGGACGCGGCACCGACCGGATCGCGCCCGAGCACTGGGGCCCGGTCGCCGAGGGACTCGACCTGCCCGACGAGCGCGCCGCACAACGACACGTCCGCGAACTCGGTCGCCGGGTGACCCACCTGTCGCGGCTCGCCTGGCGCCGGACGGACGACGCCCTTCGTCGTACTCCTGCGGCGAAGCCGCGGCGCCCCGAGCTCACCCGACTGGCGCCGGGAGTGGCGCTGTCGCAGGGCGAAGTGGTGCTCGACAAGGGCGCGCGGCCCGCGAGCGACCCGGTGCTGCTGCTGCGTGCTGCGGCCGAGGCGGCCACCCGCGACGTGGTGCTCGCACCGCCGACCGCGGCCCGCCTGGTCCGGGAGTGCCCGCCGCTGCCGGTGCCGTGGCCCGACGAGGCCCGCCAGCAGATGGTGCGCCTGCTCGCGGCCGGTCACGGACTGCTCCCCGTGTGGGAGACCCTCGACGAGACCGGCGCGCTCGCGATGATCCTTCCCGAGTGGGAACGGATCCGGTTGCTGCCCCACGCCTCGGTGATCCACCGCTTCACCGTCGACCGCCACGTCGTCGAAACCTGCGTCGAAGCGGCCTCGCTGATCCGCGGCGTCTCGCGCCCGGACGTCCTGGTCGTCGCTGCCCTGCTGCACGACATCGGTAAGGGGGACCTGACCGAGCACAGCGTCGCCGGAGCTCCGATCGCCCGCGAGATCGCGGGCCGGATGGGCTTCGACGACGACGAGGTCGACCTGATCAGCCAGCTGGTGCGCTGGCACCTGCTGCTCGCCGACATCGCGACCACCCGCGACCCCGACGATCCGGCCACCCTCGACGCACTCACCGAGCACATCCGGACGCCCGAGGCGCTCGCCCTGCTCACCGCGTTGACCGAGGCCGACGCAAAGGCCGCCTCCCCGAAGGCCTGGTCGTCGTGGCGGGCCGGTCTGGTCCTGGACCTGTCCCGCCGTGCCCGCGCCTCGCTGGAGCGGGGGAGCGTGCCGCCCGCGTTCCGGGTCGAGGAGATCGAGATCCCGGCCGCGGCGACCCGCGGCGAACTCGCCATCTCCATCGAACCCGTCGCCGACGGGTCCCGCGTCACCACCGTCGGCCCGGACCGGGTCGGCCTGCTGGCCAGCGTCGCCGCGACCTTCGCCCTTCGCCGGGTCCCGATCCGGGCCGCGCGCATCTGGTCCCAGGGCGAGTACGGGGTTTCGGTGTGGGACGTGGCCGACGAGTTCCTCAACGCCGGCGCACTGCGCGACCAGTACGACGCGATCTCGGAGGGCCGCGTCGACGTCGCCACCCGACTGGCCCCGCGACCTCCTGCCCCCGGCGAACTCGCGCCCACGGTCGTCGTACGACCGGAAGCGAGCGACCACGCCACGGTCATCGAGGTGCGCGCGGCCGACCGGCTCGGCGTGGTCTTCCAGGTCAGTTCGGCGCTCGCAGCGATGGACATGACGGTGCGCTCGGCGCACGTCTCCACGCTCGGGCCGCAGGCGGTCGACGTGTTCTACGTGCAGGAGGCGTCGGCCGGCGCACTGTCGGAGACCCGATCGGCCGAGGCTGCGCACGCGGTGCGTGCGGCGATCACCGGCGCCTGA
- a CDS encoding P-II family nitrogen regulator — protein sequence MKLISAVVKPHKWEDVRQALEAVGVNGMTVSEVSGYGRQKGHTEVYRGAEYDIAMVPKVRIEIVADDADVEQIVETITKAAQTGKVGDGKIWVTPVESVVRVRTGDTGSAAV from the coding sequence ATGAAGCTCATCAGCGCGGTCGTCAAGCCGCACAAGTGGGAAGACGTCCGACAGGCGCTCGAGGCCGTCGGCGTGAACGGAATGACCGTCAGTGAGGTCAGCGGCTACGGCCGCCAGAAGGGCCACACGGAGGTGTATCGCGGTGCGGAGTACGACATCGCGATGGTGCCGAAGGTCCGAATCGAGATCGTCGCCGACGACGCCGACGTGGAGCAGATCGTCGAGACGATCACCAAGGCTGCGCAGACCGGCAAGGTCGGCGACGGCAAGATCTGGGTGACGCCCGTCGAGTCCGTGGTGCGCGTGCGCACCGGGGACACCGGATCTGCTGCGGTCTGA
- a CDS encoding ammonium transporter, with product MPDLLLVALSNGTAAETVSTADGDTAWLLAAAALVLLMAPGLAFFYGGMVRSKSVLNMMMMVFGALAVVMIVWVLIGYSIAFGDDIGGGLLGDPFQYAGFKGMLEEVPGAPYPITLFAAFQGLFAVITVGLIAGAIADRTRFGTWLIFAGLWTVLVYAPVAHWIFDFSAGDHVGGWMANELGALDFAGGTAVEINSGAAGLAAALVLGRRVGFGRDPMKPHNLTLVMVGCGLLWFGWFGFNAGSALGANNTAAIVFVNTLLAGCTGLLAWLGVERIRDDHATSFGAASGVVAGLVAITPSCGSVTPIGAMLVGLVAGAVCALAVGLKFTFKYDDSLDVVGVHLVGGLVGTILIGFLASSSVTSVDGLFYGGGADQLGKQLIAAGATLAFSFTMTAILVYVLDKTIGFRIDPEHEMAGVDLIIHGETAYDLNITGGARPHFGHGTGTLQS from the coding sequence ATGCCTGATCTGCTCCTGGTGGCCCTGTCCAATGGCACAGCCGCCGAAACCGTGTCCACAGCGGACGGCGACACCGCCTGGCTGCTCGCTGCCGCTGCGCTCGTCCTGCTGATGGCGCCCGGCCTGGCCTTCTTCTACGGCGGCATGGTCCGCTCGAAGAGCGTGCTGAACATGATGATGATGGTCTTCGGTGCACTCGCCGTCGTCATGATCGTCTGGGTGCTCATCGGCTACTCGATCGCCTTCGGTGACGACATCGGTGGGGGACTGCTCGGCGACCCGTTCCAGTACGCCGGCTTCAAGGGCATGCTCGAAGAGGTCCCCGGGGCGCCGTACCCGATCACCCTCTTCGCGGCCTTCCAGGGCCTGTTCGCGGTGATCACGGTCGGCCTGATCGCCGGTGCGATCGCGGACCGCACCCGTTTCGGCACCTGGCTGATCTTCGCCGGGCTCTGGACCGTCCTGGTCTACGCGCCCGTCGCGCACTGGATCTTCGACTTCAGCGCCGGTGACCACGTCGGTGGCTGGATGGCCAACGAACTCGGCGCCCTCGACTTCGCCGGTGGTACGGCGGTCGAGATCAACTCCGGCGCCGCCGGCCTCGCCGCCGCGCTGGTCCTCGGTCGCCGGGTCGGCTTCGGCCGCGACCCGATGAAGCCGCACAACCTGACCCTCGTCATGGTCGGCTGCGGCCTGCTGTGGTTCGGCTGGTTCGGCTTCAACGCCGGTTCGGCGCTCGGCGCCAACAACACCGCCGCCATCGTCTTCGTGAACACCCTGCTCGCCGGTTGCACCGGCCTGCTGGCCTGGCTCGGTGTCGAGCGGATCCGCGACGACCACGCCACGTCCTTCGGTGCCGCCTCCGGCGTCGTCGCGGGTCTGGTGGCCATCACGCCGTCCTGTGGCTCGGTCACTCCGATCGGCGCCATGCTGGTCGGCCTCGTCGCCGGCGCGGTCTGCGCGCTCGCGGTCGGCCTCAAGTTCACCTTCAAGTACGACGACTCGCTCGATGTGGTGGGCGTCCACCTCGTCGGTGGCCTGGTCGGCACGATCCTGATCGGCTTCCTCGCCTCGTCGTCGGTCACCAGCGTCGACGGCCTGTTCTACGGCGGCGGCGCGGACCAGCTCGGCAAGCAGTTGATCGCGGCTGGCGCGACCCTCGCGTTCTCGTTCACGATGACCGCGATCCTGGTCTACGTGCTCGACAAGACCATCGGTTTCCGGATCGATCCCGAGCACGAAATGGCGGGTGTTGACCTGATCATCCACGGTGAAACGGCGTACGACCTGAACATCACCGGCGGTGCTCGCCCCCACTTCGGTCACGGGACTGGCACCCTGCAGTCATGA
- a CDS encoding P-II family nitrogen regulator, giving the protein MKLVTAVIKPHKWEDVREALEAFGVTGMTVSEVSGYGRQKGHTEVYRGAEYDIALVPKIRIEIVVDDPDTEDVVGIITKTAHTGRIGDGKVWVSPVETVVRVRTGDKDSEAL; this is encoded by the coding sequence ATGAAGCTCGTCACCGCAGTCATCAAGCCGCACAAGTGGGAGGACGTCCGCGAGGCCCTCGAGGCCTTCGGCGTCACCGGAATGACCGTCAGTGAGGTCAGCGGCTACGGCCGCCAGAAGGGCCACACCGAGGTCTACCGCGGCGCGGAGTACGACATCGCCCTGGTCCCCAAGATCCGGATCGAGATCGTCGTCGACGACCCCGACACCGAGGACGTGGTCGGCATCATCACCAAGACCGCCCACACCGGCCGGATCGGTGACGGCAAGGTCTGGGTCAGCCCGGTCGAGACCGTCGTACGCGTGCGCACGGGGGACAAGGACTCCGAAGCACTCTGA
- a CDS encoding ammonium transporter, which translates to MENGYYTWMLVSASLVLLMTAPGLALFYGGMSRTKSVLNMMMMSFSALGVVGIVYALWGWSMSYSTTYLTADGEAGKEIGKLFSNPFKQFGLETTDPTNYVFVAFQLTFAVITAALISGAIADRMKFSAWLVFLPIWVTLSYFPLAHMVWGGGFLSGVEGGLADLIFSGPEGAEVAPIDYAGGTVVHINAGVAGLVLALLIGKRIGFGKEPMKPHNLTLTMIGAGLLWFGWFGFNVGSIVNLDAYTTETALVWLNTTLATSAAMMGWLLIEKIRDGKSTSLGAASGVVAGLVAITPACGNLVPWSSMVLGLFAGGLCALAVGLKYKFGYDDSLDVVGVHLVGGLVGTIGVGFLASNEGGLLTGGGAQQLVVQIAVALFAIVWSALATLIVGLAIKYTLGLRLEDEDEVEGIDFVEHGESAYDLGTGGGARRASVLTSSTASEGSA; encoded by the coding sequence ATGGAAAACGGCTACTACACCTGGATGCTGGTGTCGGCCTCGCTCGTCCTCTTGATGACCGCGCCCGGCCTGGCGCTCTTCTACGGCGGCATGAGCCGGACCAAGTCGGTCCTCAACATGATGATGATGTCGTTCAGCGCGCTCGGCGTCGTCGGCATCGTCTACGCGTTGTGGGGCTGGTCGATGTCGTACAGCACCACGTACCTCACGGCCGACGGCGAAGCGGGCAAGGAGATCGGGAAGCTGTTCTCCAACCCGTTCAAGCAGTTCGGCCTCGAGACGACCGACCCGACCAACTACGTCTTCGTCGCGTTCCAGTTGACCTTCGCGGTGATCACCGCAGCCCTGATCAGCGGTGCGATCGCCGACCGGATGAAGTTCTCCGCCTGGCTGGTCTTCCTGCCGATCTGGGTCACCCTGTCGTACTTCCCGCTCGCCCACATGGTGTGGGGCGGCGGCTTCCTCAGTGGCGTCGAGGGCGGCCTGGCCGACCTCATCTTCTCCGGTCCCGAGGGCGCCGAGGTGGCGCCGATCGACTACGCCGGTGGCACGGTCGTGCACATCAACGCCGGTGTCGCGGGCCTGGTGCTCGCCCTGCTGATCGGCAAGCGCATCGGGTTCGGCAAGGAGCCGATGAAGCCGCACAACCTGACGCTCACGATGATCGGTGCCGGCCTGCTCTGGTTCGGTTGGTTCGGCTTCAACGTCGGCTCGATCGTCAACCTCGACGCCTACACGACCGAGACGGCGCTGGTCTGGCTCAACACCACGCTGGCCACCAGCGCCGCGATGATGGGCTGGCTGCTGATCGAGAAGATCCGCGACGGCAAGTCCACCTCGCTCGGTGCCGCGTCGGGTGTGGTCGCCGGTCTGGTCGCCATCACGCCCGCCTGCGGCAACCTCGTGCCGTGGAGCTCGATGGTGCTCGGCCTGTTCGCCGGTGGCCTCTGCGCCCTGGCGGTCGGCCTCAAGTACAAGTTCGGGTACGACGACTCGCTCGATGTCGTGGGCGTCCACCTCGTCGGTGGCCTGGTCGGCACGATCGGCGTCGGTTTCCTGGCCTCCAACGAGGGCGGACTCCTCACCGGCGGCGGCGCCCAGCAGCTCGTCGTCCAGATCGCGGTCGCGCTCTTCGCGATCGTCTGGTCGGCTCTAGCCACCCTGATCGTCGGGCTGGCGATCAAGTACACCCTGGGTCTCCGTCTCGAGGACGAGGACGAGGTCGAGGGCATCGACTTCGTCGAGCACGGAGAGTCTGCCTACGATCTGGGTACTGGCGGCGGCGCCCGTCGTGCCTCGGTCCTCACGTCGTCCACCGCATCGGAGGGAAGCGCATGA